One window of Populus nigra chromosome 5, ddPopNigr1.1, whole genome shotgun sequence genomic DNA carries:
- the LOC133695033 gene encoding probable rhamnogalacturonate lyase B isoform X3, whose translation MWKRLHSFAGSLRDFGGCTRHNNGASSSCQNPGGGDLDRGQRASRVNKGGPTMPFQAVRLYIQDHHVVMDNGIVQVTLSKPAGIVTGIRYDGIDNLLEVLNRETNRGYWDLHWNPPGGNGIFDVISGTSFRVVVENDEQVELSFTRMWDSSLEGLYCYVVRQASTHMPFTSTCRNGLVLILAKQGLLLNSGKTSSFGVDDRFQYMAIADNRQRLMPLPDDRLPGRCQALAYPEAVILVNPKLPELAGEVDDKYQYSCENKDNQVHGWICFKPPVGFWQITPSDEFRTAGPLKQNLTSHVGPTTLAMFHSSHYAGKDLVLSISPGEPWKKVFGPVFIYLNSASNGEDPLFLWEDAKMQMMAEVQSWPYSFPASEDFQKSEERGNVCGRLLVKDRNISDDYILASGAYVGLAPPGDVGSWQTECKDYQFWTRADENGYFSIKNIRTGDYNLYAWVPGFLGDYRWDAIVNIISGCDMDMGDLVYEPPRDGPTLWEIGIPDRSAAEFYIPGPDPKFMNNLYANHPDRFRQYGLWGRYADLYPDTDLVYTVGLSDYRKDWFFAQVVRRKDDDTQVGTTWQIKFKLDKVDRNSSYKLRVAIASATLAELQVRVNDAKAQRPLFTSGLIGRDNAIARHGIHGLYRLYNVNIPGARLVEGENTIFLTQPRCTSPFQGLMYDYIRLEGPPLSGSSNEASSSFK comes from the exons ATGTGGAAAAGATTGCACAGTTTTGCTGGCTCTCTCCGTGACTTTGGTGGATGCACGCGTCACAACAACGGCGCTTCCTCCTCTTGTCAAAATCCTGGAG GTGGAGATTTGGATCGTGGTCAAAGAGCTTCAAGAGTTAACAAGGGTGGTCCCACCATGCCATTTCAGGCAGTGCGATTGTATATTCAAGATCACCAT GTGGTGATGGATAATGGCATAGTACAAGTTACCTTATCGAAACCAGCTGGAATTGTCACCGGGATACGATATGATGGCATCGACAATTTGCTTGAAGTTCTCAATCGTGAAACAAATAGAGG GTACTGGGATCTTCACTGGAATCCACCTGGAGGCAACGGAATATTTGATGT GATTAGTGGAACAAGTTTTAGGGTCGTAGTGGAAAATGATGAGCAGGTTGAGCTCTCATTTACAAGAATGTGGGATTCCTCACTTGAAG GTTTATATTGCTACGTGGTTCGTCAGGCTTCTACTCATATGCCATTTACGAGCACTTGCAGGAATGGCCTGGTTTTGATATTGGCGAAACAAGGGTTACTTTTAAACTCCGGAAAGACAA GTTCTTTTGGAGTGGATGATAGGTTTCAGTACATGGCTATAGCTGATAACAGGCAAAGATTGATGCCCTTACCAGATGACCGCTTGCCAGGAAGATGTCAAGCCCTGGCTTATCCAGAAGCTGTCATTCTCGTTAATCCCAAACTGCCAGAGCTCGCAGGAGAG GTGGATGACAAGTACCAATATTCATGTGAAAACAAAGATAATCAAGTCCATGGGTGGATATGCTTCAAGCCTCCAGTGGGGTTCTGGCAAATCACACCAAGTGATGAATTCCGAACTGCTGGGCCCCTGAAACAGAATCTCACTTCTCATGTTGGCCCCACCACTCTTGCT ATGTTTCATAGTTCACATTATGCGGGAAAAGATCTGGTACTGAGTATAAGCCCTGGTGAACCATGGAAGAAAGTTTTTGGCCCTGTTTTTATCTATCTTAATTCTGCATCAAATGGAGAGGACCCTCTCTTTCTGTGGGAAGATGCTAAAATGCAG ATGATGGCTGAAGTCCAAAGCTGGCCATACAGCTTCCCTGCTTCTGAGGATTTCCAAAAGTCAGAAGAACGAGGGAATGTTTGTGGACGACTACTAGTCAAAGACAG GAATATAAGTGATGACTATATACTAGCAAGTGGTGCTTATGTGGGGTTGGCCCCACCAGGAGATGTTGGATCATGGCAAACAGAATGCAAG GACTACCAATTCTGGACCAGAGCAGATGAGAATGGCTATTTCTCTATTAAAAACATACGCACCGGGGACTACAATCTTTATGCATGGGTCCCTGGATTTCTTGGAGATTACAGATGGGATGCTATCGTGAACATAATTTCTG GTTGTGATATGGACATGGGTGATCTTGTGTACGAGCCTCCAAGAGATGGGCCCACACTGTGGGAAATAGGCATCCCTGACCGTTCCGCTGCTGAGTTCTATATTCCAGGTCCTGATCCAAAGTTTATGAATAATCTATATGCCAATCATCCTGACAG ATTTCGGCAGTATGGTTTGTGGGGCAGATATGCAGATCTGTACCCTGATACAGATTTGGTTTACACAGTCGGTCTCAGTGACTACAGAAAAGACTGGTTCTTTGCTCAGGTTGTCAG GAGAAAAGACGATGATACACAAGTAGGAACTACATGGCAAATCAAGTTCAAACTTGACAAAGTGGATCGGAACAGTAGCTACAAACTGAGAGTGGCAATTGCATCTGCAACCCTAGCAGAATTGCAG GTTCGTGTTAATGATGCAAAAGCACAACGTCCACTATTTACAAGCGGATTGATAGGGAGGGACAACGCAATTGCCAGACATGGGATTCATGGGCTCTACCGGCTGTATAATGTGAATATTCCAGGAGCTCGGCTAGTCGAAGGAGAGAATACCATCTTCTTGACGCAGCCAAGATGCACCAGCCCTTTCCAGGGTCTCATGTATGACTACATACGTCTAGAAGGTCCTCCGCTTTCTGGATCCAGTAATGAAGCTTCCAGTTCATTTAAGTAA
- the LOC133695033 gene encoding rhamnogalacturonate lyase B-like isoform X1 yields MWKRLHSFAGSLRDFGGCTRHNNGASSSCQNPGGGDLDRGQRASRVNKGGPTMPFQAVRLYIQDHHVVMDNGIVQVTLSKPAGIVTGIRYDGIDNLLEVLNRETNRGYWDLHWNPPGGNGIFDVISGTSFRVVVENDEQVELSFTRMWDSSLEGKYIPLNIDKRFILLRGSSGFYSYAIYEHLQEWPGFDIGETRVTFKLRKDKFQYMAIADNRQRLMPLPDDRLPGRCQALAYPEAVILVNPKLPELAGEVDDKYQYSCENKDNQVHGWICFKPPVGFWQITPSDEFRTAGPLKQNLTSHVGPTTLAMFHSSHYAGKDLVLSISPGEPWKKVFGPVFIYLNSASNGEDPLFLWEDAKMQMMAEVQSWPYSFPASEDFQKSEERGNVCGRLLVKDRNISDDYILASGAYVGLAPPGDVGSWQTECKDYQFWTRADENGYFSIKNIRTGDYNLYAWVPGFLGDYRWDAIVNIISGFLPQTLLISFEYCFFNDRCYRVQISCNVGCDMDMGDLVYEPPRDGPTLWEIGIPDRSAAEFYIPGPDPKFMNNLYANHPDRFRQYGLWGRYADLYPDTDLVYTVGLSDYRKDWFFAQVVRRKDDDTQVGTTWQIKFKLDKVDRNSSYKLRVAIASATLAELQVRVNDAKAQRPLFTSGLIGRDNAIARHGIHGLYRLYNVNIPGARLVEGENTIFLTQPRCTSPFQGLMYDYIRLEGPPLSGSSNEASSSFK; encoded by the exons ATGTGGAAAAGATTGCACAGTTTTGCTGGCTCTCTCCGTGACTTTGGTGGATGCACGCGTCACAACAACGGCGCTTCCTCCTCTTGTCAAAATCCTGGAG GTGGAGATTTGGATCGTGGTCAAAGAGCTTCAAGAGTTAACAAGGGTGGTCCCACCATGCCATTTCAGGCAGTGCGATTGTATATTCAAGATCACCAT GTGGTGATGGATAATGGCATAGTACAAGTTACCTTATCGAAACCAGCTGGAATTGTCACCGGGATACGATATGATGGCATCGACAATTTGCTTGAAGTTCTCAATCGTGAAACAAATAGAGG GTACTGGGATCTTCACTGGAATCCACCTGGAGGCAACGGAATATTTGATGT GATTAGTGGAACAAGTTTTAGGGTCGTAGTGGAAAATGATGAGCAGGTTGAGCTCTCATTTACAAGAATGTGGGATTCCTCACTTGAAGGCAAATACATTCCCTTGAATATAGATAAAAG GTTTATATTGCTACGTGGTTCGTCAGGCTTCTACTCATATGCCATTTACGAGCACTTGCAGGAATGGCCTGGTTTTGATATTGGCGAAACAAGGGTTACTTTTAAACTCCGGAAAGACAA GTTTCAGTACATGGCTATAGCTGATAACAGGCAAAGATTGATGCCCTTACCAGATGACCGCTTGCCAGGAAGATGTCAAGCCCTGGCTTATCCAGAAGCTGTCATTCTCGTTAATCCCAAACTGCCAGAGCTCGCAGGAGAG GTGGATGACAAGTACCAATATTCATGTGAAAACAAAGATAATCAAGTCCATGGGTGGATATGCTTCAAGCCTCCAGTGGGGTTCTGGCAAATCACACCAAGTGATGAATTCCGAACTGCTGGGCCCCTGAAACAGAATCTCACTTCTCATGTTGGCCCCACCACTCTTGCT ATGTTTCATAGTTCACATTATGCGGGAAAAGATCTGGTACTGAGTATAAGCCCTGGTGAACCATGGAAGAAAGTTTTTGGCCCTGTTTTTATCTATCTTAATTCTGCATCAAATGGAGAGGACCCTCTCTTTCTGTGGGAAGATGCTAAAATGCAG ATGATGGCTGAAGTCCAAAGCTGGCCATACAGCTTCCCTGCTTCTGAGGATTTCCAAAAGTCAGAAGAACGAGGGAATGTTTGTGGACGACTACTAGTCAAAGACAG GAATATAAGTGATGACTATATACTAGCAAGTGGTGCTTATGTGGGGTTGGCCCCACCAGGAGATGTTGGATCATGGCAAACAGAATGCAAG GACTACCAATTCTGGACCAGAGCAGATGAGAATGGCTATTTCTCTATTAAAAACATACGCACCGGGGACTACAATCTTTATGCATGGGTCCCTGGATTTCTTGGAGATTACAGATGGGATGCTATCGTGAACATAATTTCTGGTTTTCTTCCTCAAACTCTATTGATCTCTTTTGAGTACTGTTTTTTCAATGATAGATGTTACAGAGTTCAAATATCATGCAACGTAGGTTGTGATATGGACATGGGTGATCTTGTGTACGAGCCTCCAAGAGATGGGCCCACACTGTGGGAAATAGGCATCCCTGACCGTTCCGCTGCTGAGTTCTATATTCCAGGTCCTGATCCAAAGTTTATGAATAATCTATATGCCAATCATCCTGACAG ATTTCGGCAGTATGGTTTGTGGGGCAGATATGCAGATCTGTACCCTGATACAGATTTGGTTTACACAGTCGGTCTCAGTGACTACAGAAAAGACTGGTTCTTTGCTCAGGTTGTCAG GAGAAAAGACGATGATACACAAGTAGGAACTACATGGCAAATCAAGTTCAAACTTGACAAAGTGGATCGGAACAGTAGCTACAAACTGAGAGTGGCAATTGCATCTGCAACCCTAGCAGAATTGCAG GTTCGTGTTAATGATGCAAAAGCACAACGTCCACTATTTACAAGCGGATTGATAGGGAGGGACAACGCAATTGCCAGACATGGGATTCATGGGCTCTACCGGCTGTATAATGTGAATATTCCAGGAGCTCGGCTAGTCGAAGGAGAGAATACCATCTTCTTGACGCAGCCAAGATGCACCAGCCCTTTCCAGGGTCTCATGTATGACTACATACGTCTAGAAGGTCCTCCGCTTTCTGGATCCAGTAATGAAGCTTCCAGTTCATTTAAGTAA
- the LOC133695033 gene encoding rhamnogalacturonate lyase B-like isoform X2: MWKRLHSFAGSLRDFGGCTRHNNGASSSCQNPGGGDLDRGQRASRVNKGGPTMPFQAVRLYIQDHHVVMDNGIVQVTLSKPAGIVTGIRYDGIDNLLEVLNRETNRGYWDLHWNPPGGNGIFDVISGTSFRVVVENDEQVELSFTRMWDSSLEGKYIPLNIDKRFILLRGSSGFYSYAIYEHLQEWPGFDIGETRVTFKLRKDKFQYMAIADNRQRLMPLPDDRLPGRCQALAYPEAVILVNPKLPELAGEVDDKYQYSCENKDNQVHGWICFKPPVGFWQITPSDEFRTAGPLKQNLTSHVGPTTLAMFHSSHYAGKDLVLSISPGEPWKKVFGPVFIYLNSASNGEDPLFLWEDAKMQMMAEVQSWPYSFPASEDFQKSEERGNVCGRLLVKDRNISDDYILASGAYVGLAPPGDVGSWQTECKDYQFWTRADENGYFSIKNIRTGDYNLYAWVPGFLGDYRWDAIVNIISGCDMDMGDLVYEPPRDGPTLWEIGIPDRSAAEFYIPGPDPKFMNNLYANHPDRFRQYGLWGRYADLYPDTDLVYTVGLSDYRKDWFFAQVVRRKDDDTQVGTTWQIKFKLDKVDRNSSYKLRVAIASATLAELQVRVNDAKAQRPLFTSGLIGRDNAIARHGIHGLYRLYNVNIPGARLVEGENTIFLTQPRCTSPFQGLMYDYIRLEGPPLSGSSNEASSSFK, encoded by the exons ATGTGGAAAAGATTGCACAGTTTTGCTGGCTCTCTCCGTGACTTTGGTGGATGCACGCGTCACAACAACGGCGCTTCCTCCTCTTGTCAAAATCCTGGAG GTGGAGATTTGGATCGTGGTCAAAGAGCTTCAAGAGTTAACAAGGGTGGTCCCACCATGCCATTTCAGGCAGTGCGATTGTATATTCAAGATCACCAT GTGGTGATGGATAATGGCATAGTACAAGTTACCTTATCGAAACCAGCTGGAATTGTCACCGGGATACGATATGATGGCATCGACAATTTGCTTGAAGTTCTCAATCGTGAAACAAATAGAGG GTACTGGGATCTTCACTGGAATCCACCTGGAGGCAACGGAATATTTGATGT GATTAGTGGAACAAGTTTTAGGGTCGTAGTGGAAAATGATGAGCAGGTTGAGCTCTCATTTACAAGAATGTGGGATTCCTCACTTGAAGGCAAATACATTCCCTTGAATATAGATAAAAG GTTTATATTGCTACGTGGTTCGTCAGGCTTCTACTCATATGCCATTTACGAGCACTTGCAGGAATGGCCTGGTTTTGATATTGGCGAAACAAGGGTTACTTTTAAACTCCGGAAAGACAA GTTTCAGTACATGGCTATAGCTGATAACAGGCAAAGATTGATGCCCTTACCAGATGACCGCTTGCCAGGAAGATGTCAAGCCCTGGCTTATCCAGAAGCTGTCATTCTCGTTAATCCCAAACTGCCAGAGCTCGCAGGAGAG GTGGATGACAAGTACCAATATTCATGTGAAAACAAAGATAATCAAGTCCATGGGTGGATATGCTTCAAGCCTCCAGTGGGGTTCTGGCAAATCACACCAAGTGATGAATTCCGAACTGCTGGGCCCCTGAAACAGAATCTCACTTCTCATGTTGGCCCCACCACTCTTGCT ATGTTTCATAGTTCACATTATGCGGGAAAAGATCTGGTACTGAGTATAAGCCCTGGTGAACCATGGAAGAAAGTTTTTGGCCCTGTTTTTATCTATCTTAATTCTGCATCAAATGGAGAGGACCCTCTCTTTCTGTGGGAAGATGCTAAAATGCAG ATGATGGCTGAAGTCCAAAGCTGGCCATACAGCTTCCCTGCTTCTGAGGATTTCCAAAAGTCAGAAGAACGAGGGAATGTTTGTGGACGACTACTAGTCAAAGACAG GAATATAAGTGATGACTATATACTAGCAAGTGGTGCTTATGTGGGGTTGGCCCCACCAGGAGATGTTGGATCATGGCAAACAGAATGCAAG GACTACCAATTCTGGACCAGAGCAGATGAGAATGGCTATTTCTCTATTAAAAACATACGCACCGGGGACTACAATCTTTATGCATGGGTCCCTGGATTTCTTGGAGATTACAGATGGGATGCTATCGTGAACATAATTTCTG GTTGTGATATGGACATGGGTGATCTTGTGTACGAGCCTCCAAGAGATGGGCCCACACTGTGGGAAATAGGCATCCCTGACCGTTCCGCTGCTGAGTTCTATATTCCAGGTCCTGATCCAAAGTTTATGAATAATCTATATGCCAATCATCCTGACAG ATTTCGGCAGTATGGTTTGTGGGGCAGATATGCAGATCTGTACCCTGATACAGATTTGGTTTACACAGTCGGTCTCAGTGACTACAGAAAAGACTGGTTCTTTGCTCAGGTTGTCAG GAGAAAAGACGATGATACACAAGTAGGAACTACATGGCAAATCAAGTTCAAACTTGACAAAGTGGATCGGAACAGTAGCTACAAACTGAGAGTGGCAATTGCATCTGCAACCCTAGCAGAATTGCAG GTTCGTGTTAATGATGCAAAAGCACAACGTCCACTATTTACAAGCGGATTGATAGGGAGGGACAACGCAATTGCCAGACATGGGATTCATGGGCTCTACCGGCTGTATAATGTGAATATTCCAGGAGCTCGGCTAGTCGAAGGAGAGAATACCATCTTCTTGACGCAGCCAAGATGCACCAGCCCTTTCCAGGGTCTCATGTATGACTACATACGTCTAGAAGGTCCTCCGCTTTCTGGATCCAGTAATGAAGCTTCCAGTTCATTTAAGTAA